In Parasegetibacter sp. NRK P23, the sequence AACTGTATGGACAAGGAATGCGAATGTCTGATTTTGCAGTAGACATTGAAAAAGCCTGCCTATAACATCGGTTTACTGCTAGCCGGGTAAGACGGTAAACTTGATGTTCATTTTTTAAAGAAAATTCACTCACGGCAAGACTGTTTACGTTTCCAAACTCCCGGCCATCAGTAAGCCGTACCGTTATGGGCAAAACCATTTGACATCCAAATGAAGATAAAGGACATTTACTCGGATATTAAGACTAGAATTTTTGTGGTGTTAAATCAGGATGATGATAATATTCTTGATTGGGTTATTGAGCCGACATCATTAGAGCTTTTGCCGGAAGACGAGAATACTTATTTTGTTAAAGCATTTCAGGTTTCAGCAGACGCAACTGTTGATTGTTACCTTTCAATATTGACACCGGAAAGAGTCGCTGAGACTGTTGTAAAAATGAATTCAAACGGAAATTTGGTTGTTGAAAACTGGTGCGAGCAAAATCAGTCAGTTATTCCGGCGGTTGCGTCCGACTGTTTTGGTAACTATGACCTATATTTCGCAAAAGAAAATCCGCAAGTTGGTATTGACGTTTTAAGAGATGGGTTGGCGAAAGCACAAAATAAAAATGTGGTAGCTGAAGATCTTGGATATTTACTTCGTGACGAGAACGTGATTTTAGAAGCAATTGAAGCGTTTAAGATTAGTGAATTAAACGGACCTTCTTCAGCATACATTTATTTAGAATTATCAAATCTGTATAAACAATTAGGGCAGGCAGACTTGGAGTCGACATATTTGCAAAAATTTAAAGACGACATTGGGACAGAATAGTAGATAAATGCCCTGCCCATAACAATAGTTTTGCAATAGCCGGGTAAGACGGTAAACGTGATGTTCTTTCTTCAAGTAAATTCACTCACGGCAAGACTGTTTACGTTTTCAAATCCCGGCCATCGCAAAGCCGTTACGTTGTGCGTCATGCTAAAGCGACACTCCCT encodes:
- a CDS encoding M48 family metallopeptidase, encoding MKIKDIYSDIKTRIFVVLNQDDDNILDWVIEPTSLELLPEDENTYFVKAFQVSADATVDCYLSILTPERVAETVVKMNSNGNLVVENWCEQNQSVIPAVASDCFGNYDLYFAKENPQVGIDVLRDGLAKAQNKNVVAEDLGYLLRDENVILEAIEAFKISELNGPSSAYIYLELSNLYKQLGQADLESTYLQKFKDDIGTE